A section of the Drosophila subobscura isolate 14011-0131.10 chromosome A, UCBerk_Dsub_1.0, whole genome shotgun sequence genome encodes:
- the LOC117903259 gene encoding innexin inx6 yields the protein MYAAVKPLSKYLRQKTVRIYDPIFILHSKYTIVILLACTILLSAKQYFGEPILCISTNKHTEYIQSYCWTMGTYILPGESNTSTGLPGAAFNRSGLQGLMARDQQFARLISIAEGVGPEKRGVTKRLYLRYYQWVFMILLFQSLLFHMPSYLWKVWEGHRMAQLSCEVGGAIILEDTYRTRLHMLTKYFRSKFSGIHCCYAIKYTFCEMLNLLISILNFWLMDVVFNGFWQKYIHALAAIPVYDWQLWNMMTSRVFPKVAKCEMFVYGPSGTQNVLDILCVLPLNILNEKIFAVLYVWFLFIAMLSALNMLYRLLLVCCARLRLQLLCTHLRGMPKPHVREVLTTAGYGDWFVLMGVSVNVNPTLFRELIEQLYTELMEERAAAAKRELPAAQVPGAAVPQPPQPTPSAPLAEAVASVRTLTLMAPTLNLMGSNNEIVSIDRCCDESQA from the exons ATGTATGCGGCAGTGAAGCCCCTGTCCAAGTATCTGCGCCAGAAGACAGTGCGCATATACGATCCGATATTCATACTGCACTCCAAGTACACCATCGTCATACTGCTGGCCTGCACGATCCTGCTGTCGGCCAAGCAGTACTTCGGTGAGCCAATCCTGTGCATCAGCACCAACAAGCACACGGAGTACATTCAGTCCTACTGCTGGACAATGGGCACCTACATACTGCCCGGCGAGAGCAACACCAGCACGGGCCTGCCCGGCGCGGCCTTCAATCGGAGCGGCCTGCAGGGACTGATGGCCAGGGATCAGCAGTTTGCTCGCCTCATTTCGATAGCGGAGGGCGTCGGCCCCGAGAAGCGGGGCGTCACCAAGCGCCTCTATCTGCGCTATTATCAGTGGGTGTTTATGATCCTGCTGTTTCAGTCGCTGCTCTTCCACATGCCCTCGTATCTGTGGAAGGTGTGGGAGGGGCATCGCATGGCACAGCTGAGCTGTGAGGTGGGTGGCGCCATCATACTGGAGGACACCTACCGCACCCGGCTCCACATGCTCACCAAGTACTTTCGATCCAAGTTCTCCGGCATCCACTGCTGCTATGCCATCAAGTATACCTTCTGTGAGATGCTCAACCTGCTGATTAGC ATACTCAACTTCTGGCTCATGGATGTCGTGTTCAATGGGTTCTGGCAGAAGTACATACACGCCTTGGCCGCCATACCCGTCTACGATTGGCAGCTCTGGAACATGATGACATCGCGCGTCTTCCCCAAGGTGGCCAAGTGCGAGATGTTTGTGTATGGGCCGAGTGGCACTCAGAATGTGCTCGACATTCTCTGTGTCTTGCCGCTGAACATACTCAACGAGAAGATATTTGCCGTGCTCTATGTGTGGTTCCTCTTCATTGCCATGTTGTCCGCTCTGAATATGCTGTACCGCCTCCTTCTCGTCTGCTGCGCCCGGCTGCGACTTCAGCTGCTGTGCACCCATCTGCGCGGCATGCCCAAGCCCCATGTACGCGAGGTGCTGACCACCGCCGGCTACGGCGACTGGTTCGTCCTCATGGGTGTCAGCGTCAATGTGAATCCCACGCTCTTTCGCGAACTCATCGAACAGCTCTACACGGAACTCATGGAGGAGCgtgcagccgcagccaaaaGAGAATTACCAGCCGCCCAGGTGCCAGGTGCTGCTGttccacagccaccacagccCACGCCGAGCGCCCCCCTTGCCGAGGCAGTGGCATCTGTACGCACCCTGACACTGATGGCTCCCACGCTGAACCTGATGGGCTCCAACAATGAGATTGTCAGCATTGATCGCTGCTGCGATGAGAGTCAAGCTTGA
- the LOC117903205 gene encoding uncharacterized protein LOC117903205 has product MTSMGKSFMFLTFVVLLVCTAVFQDYWQPRCTKPFVDVGGRCLFFSSNKAPTYEYYKVTYKSRILSIPVIMGWLHANLGCEAIDDNARLLTVRSEAEMRLIADYLKNKAHSATHTVFWCGGHRGRLSDPKDIDHETLHDFYWHNDAQPMNYSNFVEKEPPKRRFGDGYCVYMEFTGTQLVMGVDSCHNKWSFACELQTGAPQRPSPFETSKTNL; this is encoded by the exons ATGACATCGATGGGCAAATCGTTTATGTTCCTTACCTTCGTAGTGCTCCTGGTGTGCACAGCTGTCTTTCAGGACTACTGGCAAC CGCGCTGTACAAAGCCCTTTGTGGATGTCGGTGGACGTTGCTTATTCTTCTCCTCCAACAAGGCC CCCACTTATGAGTACTACAAAGTGACGTACAAGTCGCGAATTCTCAGCATACCCGTCATA ATGGGCTGGCTGCATGCAAACCTCGGCTGCGAGGCCATCGATGACAATGCCCGGCTGCTGACAGTTCGTTCGGAGGCGGAGATGAGACTCATTGCCGACTACTTGAAGAACAAAGCCCATTCGGCAACGCATACGGTGTTCTGGTGCGGCGGACATCGCGGCCGCTTGTCCGATCCCAAGGACATTGATCACGAGACACTGCACGATTTCTACTGGCACAACGACGCCCAGCCCATGAACTATAGCAACTTTGTGGAAAAGGAGCCGCCAAAGAGGCGCTTCGGCGATGGCTACTGTGTCTACATGGAGTTCACGGGCACCCAACTGGTCATGGGTGTCGACAGTTGCCACAACAAGTGGTCCTTTGCCTGTGAGCTGCAAACTGGTGCTCCCCAACGACCAAGCCCCTTTGAAACTTCAAAAACGAATCTATAG